A genomic segment from Triticum dicoccoides isolate Atlit2015 ecotype Zavitan chromosome 1A, WEW_v2.0, whole genome shotgun sequence encodes:
- the LOC119287417 gene encoding E3 ubiquitin-protein ligase APD2-like isoform X1: MAAAATSCFVLVLALCLLVSMALMAGHYYGRAELVAGPGCSRLLRANPLLVQDITVRTAEEEEGSGANGLVLYGLAEIPGLDDVPAVWSEARRVVLPANSHKEWVYFLNEGSQIEVNYSVEPVTGLTNPLRITIAQVAGKEGFTQWSEEPSVNGTGAVKQIIDSSDDYYVTVSNLRDQDTTATLDFRISSVLYNTSGAEYACSPSPGSSGCTYTLPILGENVAVLSSGLKEGVKVELSYGPRWIIYFVGSAILAVALLLLYEVLSVLLGFCCAVVADQRTTTTASLLESKEEEEGGSRGSSFESVSSHDGEAGDEEEGRRLCVVCCDARRDCFFMPCGHSATCHACGTKIVEGDASCCPFCRRKLKKVRRIFCV, from the exons ATGGCGGCGGCAGCGACGTCCTGCTTCGTCCTCGTCCTCGCGCTCTGCCTTCTCG TGTCCATGGCGCTGATGGCGGGGCACTACTACGGCCGGGCGGAGCTGGTCGCCGGCCCGGGCTGCTCGCGGCTCCTGCGGGCGAACCCGCTATTGGTGCAGGACATCACGGTGAGGActgcggaggaggaagaagggtcgggggCGAACGGGCTCGTGCTCTACGGGCTCGCCGAGATACCCGGCCTCGACGACGTGCCCGCGGTGTGGTCGGAGGCTCGCCGCGTCGTGCTGCCGGCCAACTCTCACAAG GAATGGGTCTATTTTCTGAACGAAGGTAGTCAGATCGAGGTCAACTACAGCGTCGAGCCTGTAACTGGACTAACCAATCCACTCCGGATCACCATTGCTCAAG TAGCAGGTAAGGAAGGCTTCACGCAGTGGTCAGAGGAACCATCGGTAAACG GAACCGGAGCAGTTAAGCAGATCATCGATTCATCCGACGACTACTACGTCACCGTCAGCAACCTGCGCGACCAAGACACGACG GCGACGCTGGATTTCAGGATCAGCTCCGTGCTCTACAACACGAGCGGAGCAGAGTACGCGTGCTCGCCGTCGCCGGGCAGCTCCGGCTGCACCTACACGCTGCCGATACTTGGGGAGAACGTGGCCGTCCTGTCGTCTGGTCTGAAAGAG GGCGTGAAGGTGGAGCTCTCGTACGGGCCGCGCTGGATCATCTACTTCGTCGGCTCAG CCATCCTGGCGGtggcgctgctgctgctgtacgAGGTGCTGAGCGTGCTGCTCGGGTTCTGCTGCGCCGTCGTGGCCGAccagaggacgacgacgacggccTCGTTGCTGGAgagcaaggaggaggaagagggcgggaGCCGGGGCTCGTCCTTCGAATCAGTGTCCTCCCACGACGGCGAGgcgggcgacgaggaggaggggcggcggctGTGCGTGGTGTGCTGCGACGCCCGGAGGGACTGCTTCTTCATGCCCTGCGGCCACTCCGCCACCTGCCACGCCTGCGGCACCAA GATTGTTGAGGGAGATGCTAGCTGCTGCCCGTTCTGCCGGAGGAAGCTGAAGAAGGTGAGGAGGATCTTCTGCGTATGA
- the LOC119287417 gene encoding E3 ubiquitin-protein ligase APD2-like isoform X2 yields MAAAATSCFVLVLALCLLVSMALMAGHYYGRAELVAGPGCSRLLRANPLLVQDITVRTAEEEEGSGANGLVLYGLAEIPGLDDVPAVWSEARRVVLPANSHKEWVYFLNEGSQIEVNYSVEPVTGLTNPLRITIAQAGKEGFTQWSEEPSVNGTGAVKQIIDSSDDYYVTVSNLRDQDTTATLDFRISSVLYNTSGAEYACSPSPGSSGCTYTLPILGENVAVLSSGLKEGVKVELSYGPRWIIYFVGSAILAVALLLLYEVLSVLLGFCCAVVADQRTTTTASLLESKEEEEGGSRGSSFESVSSHDGEAGDEEEGRRLCVVCCDARRDCFFMPCGHSATCHACGTKIVEGDASCCPFCRRKLKKVRRIFCV; encoded by the exons ATGGCGGCGGCAGCGACGTCCTGCTTCGTCCTCGTCCTCGCGCTCTGCCTTCTCG TGTCCATGGCGCTGATGGCGGGGCACTACTACGGCCGGGCGGAGCTGGTCGCCGGCCCGGGCTGCTCGCGGCTCCTGCGGGCGAACCCGCTATTGGTGCAGGACATCACGGTGAGGActgcggaggaggaagaagggtcgggggCGAACGGGCTCGTGCTCTACGGGCTCGCCGAGATACCCGGCCTCGACGACGTGCCCGCGGTGTGGTCGGAGGCTCGCCGCGTCGTGCTGCCGGCCAACTCTCACAAG GAATGGGTCTATTTTCTGAACGAAGGTAGTCAGATCGAGGTCAACTACAGCGTCGAGCCTGTAACTGGACTAACCAATCCACTCCGGATCACCATTGCTCAAG CAGGTAAGGAAGGCTTCACGCAGTGGTCAGAGGAACCATCGGTAAACG GAACCGGAGCAGTTAAGCAGATCATCGATTCATCCGACGACTACTACGTCACCGTCAGCAACCTGCGCGACCAAGACACGACG GCGACGCTGGATTTCAGGATCAGCTCCGTGCTCTACAACACGAGCGGAGCAGAGTACGCGTGCTCGCCGTCGCCGGGCAGCTCCGGCTGCACCTACACGCTGCCGATACTTGGGGAGAACGTGGCCGTCCTGTCGTCTGGTCTGAAAGAG GGCGTGAAGGTGGAGCTCTCGTACGGGCCGCGCTGGATCATCTACTTCGTCGGCTCAG CCATCCTGGCGGtggcgctgctgctgctgtacgAGGTGCTGAGCGTGCTGCTCGGGTTCTGCTGCGCCGTCGTGGCCGAccagaggacgacgacgacggccTCGTTGCTGGAgagcaaggaggaggaagagggcgggaGCCGGGGCTCGTCCTTCGAATCAGTGTCCTCCCACGACGGCGAGgcgggcgacgaggaggaggggcggcggctGTGCGTGGTGTGCTGCGACGCCCGGAGGGACTGCTTCTTCATGCCCTGCGGCCACTCCGCCACCTGCCACGCCTGCGGCACCAA GATTGTTGAGGGAGATGCTAGCTGCTGCCCGTTCTGCCGGAGGAAGCTGAAGAAGGTGAGGAGGATCTTCTGCGTATGA
- the LOC119287417 gene encoding E3 ubiquitin-protein ligase APD2-like isoform X3, which translates to MAAAATSCFVLVLALCLLVSMALMAGHYYGRAELVAGPGCSRLLRANPLLVQDITVRTAEEEEGSGANGLVLYGLAEIPGLDDVPAVWSEARRVVLPANSHKEWVYFLNEGSQIEVNYSVEPVTGLTNPLRITIAQGKEGFTQWSEEPSVNGTGAVKQIIDSSDDYYVTVSNLRDQDTTATLDFRISSVLYNTSGAEYACSPSPGSSGCTYTLPILGENVAVLSSGLKEGVKVELSYGPRWIIYFVGSAILAVALLLLYEVLSVLLGFCCAVVADQRTTTTASLLESKEEEEGGSRGSSFESVSSHDGEAGDEEEGRRLCVVCCDARRDCFFMPCGHSATCHACGTKIVEGDASCCPFCRRKLKKVRRIFCV; encoded by the exons ATGGCGGCGGCAGCGACGTCCTGCTTCGTCCTCGTCCTCGCGCTCTGCCTTCTCG TGTCCATGGCGCTGATGGCGGGGCACTACTACGGCCGGGCGGAGCTGGTCGCCGGCCCGGGCTGCTCGCGGCTCCTGCGGGCGAACCCGCTATTGGTGCAGGACATCACGGTGAGGActgcggaggaggaagaagggtcgggggCGAACGGGCTCGTGCTCTACGGGCTCGCCGAGATACCCGGCCTCGACGACGTGCCCGCGGTGTGGTCGGAGGCTCGCCGCGTCGTGCTGCCGGCCAACTCTCACAAG GAATGGGTCTATTTTCTGAACGAAGGTAGTCAGATCGAGGTCAACTACAGCGTCGAGCCTGTAACTGGACTAACCAATCCACTCCGGATCACCATTGCTCAAG GTAAGGAAGGCTTCACGCAGTGGTCAGAGGAACCATCGGTAAACG GAACCGGAGCAGTTAAGCAGATCATCGATTCATCCGACGACTACTACGTCACCGTCAGCAACCTGCGCGACCAAGACACGACG GCGACGCTGGATTTCAGGATCAGCTCCGTGCTCTACAACACGAGCGGAGCAGAGTACGCGTGCTCGCCGTCGCCGGGCAGCTCCGGCTGCACCTACACGCTGCCGATACTTGGGGAGAACGTGGCCGTCCTGTCGTCTGGTCTGAAAGAG GGCGTGAAGGTGGAGCTCTCGTACGGGCCGCGCTGGATCATCTACTTCGTCGGCTCAG CCATCCTGGCGGtggcgctgctgctgctgtacgAGGTGCTGAGCGTGCTGCTCGGGTTCTGCTGCGCCGTCGTGGCCGAccagaggacgacgacgacggccTCGTTGCTGGAgagcaaggaggaggaagagggcgggaGCCGGGGCTCGTCCTTCGAATCAGTGTCCTCCCACGACGGCGAGgcgggcgacgaggaggaggggcggcggctGTGCGTGGTGTGCTGCGACGCCCGGAGGGACTGCTTCTTCATGCCCTGCGGCCACTCCGCCACCTGCCACGCCTGCGGCACCAA GATTGTTGAGGGAGATGCTAGCTGCTGCCCGTTCTGCCGGAGGAAGCTGAAGAAGGTGAGGAGGATCTTCTGCGTATGA
- the LOC119287410 gene encoding kinesin-like protein KIN-14K: MGSVDGDGEGLQADAGRAEVIKWISALIPEYGLPLDSSDEELRELLSDGTVLCRILNTPIPGVLEGSGAGYTSSEQRSDNVKKFLSVVADMGLPGFSVMDLEEGSMSSVVDCLLVLRDNLNPGVVDDNSQDVSKIPSRKKWRVPETDESLVAAAPQGKTPSGENRGNGVPYPKSQQKTPAFNGKKLREIFQLKRGSYADLPAAKISEMMHSNSLDNAPTQSLLTVINGILDESIERKKGEIPHRVVFLLRKVVQEIERRLCVQAEHIRNQNTIIKTREEKYLSKIKALQVLVNGTNEENQMTVNLLQVVKEEKSKIEERQKLSEQNVVQLIKEKENAENMIASLKEEMDVMEERNRLREKNVVKLIKEKESDKNMISSVKEKMEEMNSLHEQNVGRLMKEKEDGQNMISSLKEEMKEMNRLHEQNAHRLIKEKEDGQNMISSLKEELEEMNKLHEQQLNRFEIKTKQMEEQLATKVKEFELHVLQSNMKIEEVETTYQQKSQLWNKKENIFHNYMNSQQLYVKGLNTSSRSIKSDMYAFQMKWRDEISNLGSNLKCLVDAADNYHKVLAENQKLFNEVQELRGNIRVYCRVRPFLPGQDKKSTTIDYIGESGDLLISNPLKQGKDGQRMFKFNKVFNSFASQADVFSDTQPLIRSVLDGFNVCIFAYGQTGSGKTYTMSGPSTSKKDWGVNYRALNDLFDISLNRRNIFSYEVGVQMVEIYNEQVRDLLSNKIAQKRLGIWSTSQPNGLVLPDASLYPVKSTSDVLDLMEIGLANRAVGATALNERSSRSHSILTVHVRGVDVKTGSISRGCLHLVDLAGSERVERSEATGDRLKEAQHINKSLSALGDVIFALAQKNAHVPYRNSKLTQVLQSSLGGQAKTLMFVQINPDVESYSETISTLKFAERVSGVELGAARSNKDGKDIKELLEQVSSLKDTISRKDMEIEQLQVMKDKDKSPSSVVDNNGSSMPNNFSSTETSLITLNQKRQLSDPLSYAEVNADAGQTSPTNIVAMGLDEADYEDNVSEDGSLVRETEYTIGRRNIMNSNSDMIDDTKMHRGTSRIARSTLTKSAQPAISRSKPRDAVLKTPSHTRTPSNQLAGGSLARATKRWQK, translated from the exons ATGGGGAGCGtggacggcgacggcgaggggcTCCAGGCAG ATGCTGGGCGCGCAGAGGTGATCAAATGGATCAGTGCCTTAATCCCGGAGTACGGCTTGCCACTGGATTCATCTGATGAAGAGCTCCGTGAGCTCCTCAGCGACGGCACAGTCCTGTGCCGCATCCTGAACACACCCATCCCTGGTGTCCTTGAG GGGTCAGGTGCTGGTTATACATCTTCAGAGCAGCGGTCGGACAATGTGAAGAAGTTCCTCTCGGTGGTTGCTGACATGGGGCTGCCAGGCTTCAGTGTGATGGATCTCGAGGAG GGATCAATGTCATCAGTGGTGGATTGCCTTTTGGTTCTGAGGGACAATCTGAATCCTGGAGTGGTTGATGATAATTCACAGGATGTTTCAAAGATTCCTTCGAGAAAAAAATGGAGAGTTCCGGAAACTGACGAGTCTCTAGTTGCTGCTGCACCACAAGGGAAAACACCCTCAGGAGAGAACAGGGGAAATGGGGTTCCATACCCCAAGTCTCAGCAGAAAACTCCTGCCTTCAATG GAAAAAAGCTTCGTGAGATTTTCCAGCTAAAACGCGGGTCCTATGCTGATCTTCCGGCTGCCAAGATTTCAGAGATGATGCATTCAAACAGTTTAGAT AATGCACCAACTCAATCTCTGCTTACCGTTATTAATGGCATTCTGGACGAAAGCATTGAGAGAAAAAAGGGAGAAATTCCACAC CGTGTAGTTTTTCTATTGAGGAAAGTAGTGCAGGAAATCGAGCGTCGTCTCTGTGTTCAAGCAGAGCACATAAGAAAT CAAAATACTATCATCAAGACAAGGGAAGAAAAGTACCTTTCAAAAATCAAAGCACTCCAAGTATTAGTAAATGGCACAAACGAAGAAAATCAG ATGACGGTAAATCTGCTCCAAGTAGTGAAG GAAGAGAAGTCAAAAATTGAAGAGAGACAAAAACTCAGTGAGCAAAATGTTGTCCAGTTAATAAAAGAAAAGGAGAATGCTGAGAACATGATAGCAAGTCTTAAGGAAGAAATGGATGTGATGGAAGAAAGGAATAGGCTGCGTGAGAAAAATGTTGTTAAGTTAATAAAAGAAAAAGAGAGTGATAAGAACATGATATCAAGCGTTAAGGAAAAGATGGAAGAAATGAATAGCCTGCATGAGCAAAATGTTGGCCGGTTAATGAAAGAAAAAGAGGATGGCCAGAACATGATATCAAGCCTTAAGGAAGAAATGAAAGAAATGAATAGGCTGCACGAGCAAAATGCTCACCGGTTAATAAAAGAAAAAGAGGATGgccagaatatgatatcaagtcttAAGGAAGAACTAGAAGAAATGAATAAGCTGCATGAGCAACAGCTTAATCGGTTTGAAATAAAGACAAAGCAAATGGAAGAACAACTAGCCACCAAAGTTAAAGAATTTGAGCTTCATGTACTACAATCAAACATGAAAATCGAAGAGGTTGAGACTACTTATCAACAGAAATCACAGTTATGGAacaaaaaggaaaatatttttcataATTACATGAACAGCCAACAGTTATATGTCAAG GGCTTAAATACATCATCAAGGTCGATAAAAAGTGACATGTATGCTTTTCAAATGAAGTGGAGAGATGAAATTTCTAATTTAG GCTCCAATTTGAAATGTTTGGTTGATGCTGCTGACAACTATCACAAAGTTCTCGCTGAAAACCAGAAGTTGTTTAATGAAGTGCAAGAATTGAGAG GCAATATAAGAGTGTATTGTCGTGTAAGACCATTTCTTCCCGGTCAAGATAAAAAATCAACTACTATTGATTACATTGGTGAAAGTGGCGACCTTCTGATTTCAAACCCATTGAAACAAGGAAAAGATGGACAACGGATGTTCAAGTTTAACAAAGTGTTTAACTCATTTGCTTCTCAGG CCGATGTTTTTTCTGACACTCAACCGTTGATTCGGTCAGTTCTTGATGGATTCAACGTGTGTATTTTTGCGTATGGTCAAACTGGTTCTGGAAAAACTTACACAATG AGTGGACCCAGTACATCAAAGAAAGATTGGGGTGTCAATTACCGGGCTTTAAATGATCTATTTGATATTTCACTAAATAGGAGAAATATTTTCTCGTATGAGGTGGGAGTACAGATGGTTGAGATATACAATGAACAAGTTCGTGATCTTCTGTCAAACAAAATTGCACAGAAACG ACTTGGGATTTGGAGTACTTCTCAGCCTAATGGACTCGTTTTACCTGATGCAAGCTTATATCCAGTTAAATCAACATCAGATGTTTTAGATTTGATGGAAATTGGACTAGCAAATAGAGCAGTTGGTGCAACAGCTCTAAATGAAAGAAGCAGCCGGTCTCATAG CATTCTAACTGTACATGTTCGAGGGGTGGATGTGAAGACTGGATCCATTTCTAGAGGATGCCTGCATCTCGTTGATCTTGCTGGCAGTGAAAGAGTAGAGCGGTCTGAAGCAACGGGAGATAGATTAAAAGAGGCTCAGCATATTAACAAATCTCTCTCTGCTTTAGGTGATGTGATTTTTGCCCTGGCACAGAAAAATGCCCATGTGCCCTACAGAAACAGCAAGCTCACACAAGTTCTTCAAAGCTCTTTAG GCGGACAAGCAAAGACACTCATGTTTGTCCAAATAAATCCTGATGTTGAGTCATATTCAGAAACTATAAGCACTTTAAAGTTTGCTGAAAGAGTTTCTGGAGTAGAGTTAGGCGCTGCAAGAAGTAACAAAGACGGAAAGGATATCAAAGAGCTGCTGGAACAG GTTTCGTCCTTGAAAGACACTATTTCACGAAAAGACATGGAAATTGAGCAGCTCCAAGTCATGAAAGACAAAGATAAATCCCCAAGTTCAGTTGTTGACAACAATGGTTCAAGCATGCCAAATAATTTTAGTTCCACTGAGACATCGCTGATCACATTAAACCAAAAGAGGCAACTATCAGACCCTCTGAGTTATGCTGAGGTGAATGCAGATGCTGGTCAGACTTCACCCACTAACATCGTGGCTATGGGGTTGGATGAAGCAGATTATGAAGACAATGTATCTGAAGATGGTTCATTAGTAAGAGAAACGGAGTATACTATTGGCAGGAGGAATATTATGAACTCTAACTCAGACATGATCGACGATACCAAAAT GCATAGAGGTACATCACGAATAGCCAGATCGACTCTCACAAAAAGCGCGCAGCCAGCAATCTCCAGATCAAAACCAAGGGATGCAGTTTTGAAGACTCCAA GTCACACAAGGACCCCATCCAACCAGTTGGCGGGAGGCTCTTTGGCTAGGGCAACCAAAAGATGGCAGAAGTAG